Below is a window of Humulus lupulus chromosome 9, drHumLupu1.1, whole genome shotgun sequence DNA.
ttctaATGATGAATGCTTGTGTTGTTCCATTCTTTGATGCTCTTATGGACCACTTGCAGTTTttgtccaaacaaataatgttgTATTCATTAGAGCATGATTTAAACATCTTGTATTGGAAGTGGTTTGTTATTGCAAAGTAGCTAAGAACGCTTTTTAGTGTTGCCTTGTCTTTGTAGATCTGACCAATTTTGATTTCGAGATGGCAGGGGTTTGTGATTACAAGTAAATCTATATTGTCAAGCGGCTGGTCCTTATTCTTGTTGTTCTCTATTTGTTCCAACATTTCTGCAGTGACTAACTTTGCATAGTCAATGAAGTCAAATGTTTCATTGATTTCTTCTGTGATTTCACATTCTTGTTGCTTTATTGTTGATTCTGTTGTTCGTGGTCCATTCTCAATCATCGTCAGTTCCGCTGTTATTGTTGGCTCTTTATATGCGTAGAATGGAATTTGATTTGATATTGTTGCCATGTTGTCTACTGTGTTCACACATAGTGGATATCTTGTGAAGTCAGACTCGTTCATTTTCAACTGCAAGTAGAAAAGAATACTTGCAACATCCATTATTTTGAGGGGTGGGTAGTCATCCTTCACTTGATACTATAGTTGCATTTATGTTGTTGCAACGTAACTACAACAACAATGTATGCATAAGTTCTTCATATTTGCAATTTCTAGGTATCAATTCCCCACTAGGTTCAAAATAAACATAATTCTTGTTGTCATCCCATTTTTCGTTGCTCTGAATCAGTATTGGTATTGTTTCCATTCGCTGAATGTTAAATAGCAAAGTTACCATATGCAACAACTTACAAACAACTGGAAAACAACATAAGAGCAGCAAATAATATATACAGTCTAAATTCTTCAGTCAATTTGTTAACATaaatatcaaatatatttttttcaacatAATTGGATGAATAATGAAGAGAATCTATATGAAAAATACATACCTGGTTGTAATGTTATAATGAGATTAATTGCTACAgcaactattttccaaaaatttcTTCCTTGATCTGAATTTTTCTACAAAATTGAAGCAAAGATTATGAGATTCAGGCAGTTTTgatgaattaattttttagttttttttttggggTTTTTTTTTGCTTACCTTATAGTTGACTTGGTTATCCCATAAATTGAATGTGTCTAGCCATTTTCAACATAGTTGTTGTTGTCTTTTTGTTGAAAATGTTTCTACCCAAAATCAAACAGTACGCCATTGTTGTTGCTGTTTTCTCAGATTGGGATTAGGTTGTAGATGTGGTTTTGTTTTTCAGATCGAGATCTGTCATTGTTGGGGAGTTGTTTTTCAGATCTAAATCGTATGTAGTTGGGTGGTGTTTCATATCATAATCATCTATAGATTTGCTGTTGTTTTAGGTCGAGCTTCATCGTTGTTTGGATTCGAAATCGTCGTGGGTTTCATGATAGAGTTTTTGGCTGCAGTTTCGTTGTTGTTTGAGGTGGAGATTGGATGTTGTTGCAGCCAGAAGTCGCCATGGGTAATCCTTGACAAAGAGTATAGTTTGTCGCCTGCgagagagagaccgagagagagaTGAagtagtatttttgtaattttcaattttttttcggTACGGAAGTAAAAAAATTATGTGCTACAGTAAATATGTTAGTTTTTAATACTTTTTGGTCATTATAGAAAAAATCTCTTTTTATAATTATGGTCCAATGTATTTATTgcaaattaacataaaaaaatcaaCAAAGTCATTTAATCTTTATTGAAAgtctataaaaaattattaaataaatagataaaaaaaaatattaaaaagctTTCAATtaaggaaaaattacacatagcactgtaaatttaaaaaaatttaaaaatacataattttacaaaaatacggatAACAATTTGTAACAATTTTGACACTACTTtttacaattttctatttaatttgTAAATATTGTTTATTGTAATATATGGTTATAAACTTGTAAACCTTAGCtgcaaatttgtaaactttggttacaaaaaaatgtattgttacaaatttttaaacttttttttcaaattccatatttttagtatattttttctttaaatcTTAGGTATATTTGTAAACTTCTCTTAAATTAATATAAACAACATTAATTAATGACTTACCCCTTAGCCTTTTCCCAGTAGGATTTGCTCTTGTGGGGTTTTAATGAggtctttcattttttttctaaaaaacattaATTAGTgacaaaaaagtaaataaaaaaaaatgatatttattttgggctAAATTTGGCTCATGTTATGTTGTGTCAAATTTATCACAACTTTTAATATGGGCCAAATTTAGCATATATTTTGTATCACCGTTGAAATCTCATTTTGTCAAGATGTGTTAAAATATAGTAATACACCACTTTTATTCAATGGGAGATCCTCTAACTATAAAATGGAAAAGGGGTTTATTGGTTTTTAATTTGAAAGCAATAATTTCTAAATAATATTAGTTTGAAATTTCATGATTTGAAAATGTTGAAACTAAAACTACGTGTcttcaaaaatatatattggTTAATTGTTTTCATACAAGTAAGATACAGAATCTGTAgaggaaaaaataataataaaatgatgtcttcaatttttattaaaaaattgggTATGTATTATTGGAAatgaatttttaatattttaaaagcaTATAATAACCAATAAAAAATTTTAGTATAtttcacatattttttttaatttataagatCATTTCTAAATACTAAATTGATCAAGCTCTATAAAATCTCCTTTGAACCATATTGAGAGAAAGGGTGGACAAAAACTAACATAAACCTTCTTAAAAAAACTCAGTTGGGTTATATTCTCATCTCTTCActaaatgttttttttatgtattatttgtACAAACGATGTTGGCAAAACCTTCCGTCAactaatataatataaatatatcaataatacttaattataaaaataggatttatatttttttggaccatatgttttTTCTGATTATCTGTTTGGAacttatgttttaaaaaatttatttttagaccttatattttgtaaaattgttcaaatagactcttaaactcaattttgatgaagaaaaaattgaatataacaacacagtttttaagcgtgataattttatttttgttctggattgttagtttggtgaattatttgtgatttcagttgagaaaactttgaccaaaatcgagtttagggttctatttgaaccattttacaaaatataaggtccaaaaaataatttatcaaaacacagggtccaaacagataatgaaaTAAAACATAAgatctaaaaaagtataaactcataaaaatataaaagcaAATAAATAGAAATGGTTATCATAAACGTAACCTAATATGGtaaacttttctctttttttttttcaaataaaagtaGACCCTTTAATTTTTCCTTCACACAAACATTGTTATCAACAAATATAATTTAATGAAAGTAATATATATTAGGAATTTTTAGCTATATAAATAAAAGAGTaacttatattaaaaaaaaaaagaagaagaagaagaagaaaaagaggcCACTACGATTATTTCTCTAACCATAATAACCAAAACTCAGTCACTTTGAGGTCACTCACACCATTTATCTAAAGATGACAAACTTTGATGGAGAAATTAAACCCAAAAAAACATACTTTAAACACTCATGGACAAGTCATTTTCTTAATGATTAAAAAAAGGGAAAAGgatgtaaataaataaaagaaatataaaagagTAATCAAGTCCCAAATGATTTGTCTTTTACTAATAGTAAAAACATTTTATTAGTTATGATATGAAATGGTCCCTGGCTCACACAAAGATCCAGCAACAACAAAAATAGACTAGTTTAATACAAGGCCACCACAAAAATAAACaatcttatttattttattgagaaCATTTAAAAATGAACATAAAATTCAAAAAGTACAGCTAATGTGTGAAATGGACGGTCCAAATCATAATCAATCTAAATTTGAGGCTTTGACACCGACCAAAGAAGCCACTTTTTTTAGACATTAATATTTAATTGGGTAAGTAGTTGGATTTGGGATTCTTTGGGAGAATAGTAGCAAAAAAATAAACTTTAATGCCTACATGTGCATTCAAACCACTTCCCAAGTATATTAACACCCAAAAACCTTCCTAATCCCACTGCTTGATTTGCTAAACTACTTACTTTTGATCGCAATAGTACAAAACGTGCCTTAATTAGAGCCTAaccaattacattaaaaaattatcaatttTGTAACTGTTGACAGTTTAATAATAATGCATTTCTCCTCCCTCGTCCCAAATCCtgactaaatatatttagtatgTCTTGATACAATTGGTTTGAGAACGATTAAGACACTTTAAATGTAAAATTTGAGTTTCCATCGTGAATACTATAAGACACCTTAAGATGACGAGTCAAGTGCCATATAAAGTGACATCTTATGTATTGTTAAATTTGAAATCGAACTCTACTTATATAATGTTAATGGCTTGTAACAATACAACTATCCATGAGACTAGTTATGTTGACAACCGTCCATATCACTACAAGGTTCtatacaaaacaaaacaaaaaatacctCTTCTAATTAGACATGTCCTGTTGGAATAGTTATAGGTAACCACTTACTAATAATGGTTTTGGAGGGAAAGGAAAAGAGGGCATAATACTCAATGGCGGGTTTTGATGCATACCTATTttgtcttctctctctctctaaagagAAAATAACATAAAGAAAGCTGACTATAATGAATTGCCTCAACCACCACAGTCCACCCAAAAGTAAACCATACACTTGACCACatgaaaccaaaaaaaaaaatgaccaAGCATCCTAGGCCCTAAACATCCAAGAGAACATCACAAGAGAAACCTAGTGTGAATCAAAGTACATGAAGAGACAACAAAAAATAATTAGTTGGTTCCAGACTGAGGTTTGAAGTTTGAACTTTATATCATTTTACTTATTATACACACTCCCTCGACCACCGGAGCTAGCCCCAATTCGAAACTAAGTACATGGAGGAGAGAGACATGGAGAGAGAAAATTAGAGGAATTTTTATTGATGAAAAATAAATGGTTTAAGGAAATAAACAACAATAACATATTCATCCTTCTTTCACTAACCCAGTAAGTACCCACCAGACCATCCAATCTACCTTGTAActtccaatttttttttcattttttcttcttcttgtatatatcacatatatacatgTACAGATGCTTTTCTACCAAACAGCCATTACTCTACCTCTCTTCCCTCTTCCCCCAGTTTTGGCTGAATAgccaaattaatcaattgtaCATACTATtatctctttccttctttttttttttttttttggattgggGGGTCCTTAAGTTGGGGATACAACCCACCAGGGCAGGCCTACATGAATATGGAATACATGTTCcaaaaaaaggaaggaaaaagacAAGAGACGAGGGAAGAAATGATAAAAGAAAATGGAACCAGAGACCAATGAGGaatgaatgaataaataaaaactgCAAAAGGAACTAAGCTATTATCTCTCTGGGATCCGCTGGCAATGGCTGCTAATAAGATTATTTATGTGGTCTGATTATGTCACGGGTGTCTGATAATATCCCTATATTATAAGGAAGCAAAGACTGGACGGGCTCTGGAAGTGTGCCAATACGATGATGATCAAGCTGGGGGTTTGGTTTGGGCAAAAAGCATGAAGAAGACTCAAAAATATGACACAGAAGCAGAGAGTTACAGTGTTGTCATGAGTTCTAAAAGCTATAATGCTTGACTGAGTGTTCCAACATTTCGcgacttgggcatatgatttcCTTCACTCGATTACCGTTTTTGTAAATCTTGAAGGTTGGCACAATCCTCACATTCTCCATGTTCGCCACTGCAGGGCTGTCTTCAATGTCAACCTTTGATCAACCAAAcacaaaattaatataagaatatGTTTTGTTTACTAAAGGAAGAAAAGACGTGGTATCAAATGAAACAAAAGCAGAATCTTGTAAACATGCACAAATTGAGTTATCAACCTTAAGAAAATTTATAGATGGGTAACGGCCACATAGGGTGTCCACAAATGGAGATATTTGCTTGCATTGTGAGTTTGAGTTTGCTTTGAAATGGACCACCGAGATGCCTGTAAGTTTGAACAAAGATTAATAAACGCTTACTGCAAAAGTAATCTGGCAATATTATTTACTTCTTGACATAGATATTGAAAGTCATGCCTTGTAAGGACACTGCAGCCCTGAAGTGCTCAAGACCTGAAACTTCTTCCACTTCACCACCAAACTTTATATTATAAACTTCTTCTCCACGGGATTTCTTCAGTGCAACTTGAGCATGAAATAGAGATTCAGCAACTTCATTGTTGTATGGAAGTTCCTTTCGTAGAACCTCATAATCTTGTACAGCATCTTCCCATCTTTCTAGCTGCAATTATAAAATCACATAGGTAAAGACTAAACAAAATACTTGAGTCATGTGTTTAGGAAGCGTGCATGAGCTATGTTTGAAATCTCACCTTGTTGTTTGAGGCAGCCCTTCGAAGAAGAGCTTTCGTGTAACTTGGTTGAATACTCAGGGCTTGGTTGCAGTCTTCAATGGATCTTTCCCACATCCCAAGCTTAAACCAACAAGCTGCTCGATTGCAATAGAGAACAGGATTTGAAGGATCAAGCTTGAGACCTTCACCATACGCCGAGCATGCCTCAGTGAATCTTTCAGACTTGAATAGATCATTTCCACGAGCCCTGGCTCTTGCTACCAAACGCACGTTGTTGATGAGCACAGCAACTTCGACATTTCGAGCGTCAACCTGCCCAGCATTCTCAGCAGCTGTAACTGCATTCTCAAACCTGCAGCACATCCATCATCCATTCTCACTCTCACAAAACCATTTACCATCTGGTTTACAGTGAAGCTTAGTATTTCTGAACTCACCTTCCCAGTGCCATCTCATATTGGGCTCGAACAAAGTAGAGATAAGCTTCTGAAAGCATCCCAAAAAACCTTGTCTGCGAGCAAACTTTGGTGGATGGTTCCAGTTTGGGCACACTTTGTAAGCTCAATTCAGCCTCATCAATCTGGTGGAGCTTCAAAAGTGCCTCCGCTCTACAAATAGAGAGCTGTAAATTCAATTTGAACAGGTTCAGCCATTTGTTATAAGTTCACACTGCAACAAACCATTCAACTCAAGTACAATTTTAAGAATTAGCCCTTATTACCTGTGGGCAATGGTCGGCTCCAGAAGCAATGGCTGCATCACCTTCTCTCAACACACTTTTCCAATCGCCGATTCGCCTGGCATCAGTACATTTGTTGAGATGTTTCTCCACCGCCTGCAATCTCTGAAACTCGGCCAGACCTGGGTTGAGCCCCGGAAAAGTAAGATGCCTCCTCGCATTCTCAACTTGTCCTAATCTGTGATTTCATTGTATAAAGATTCTAAGTAAATACAAGAAGCAACATCCCGATAACAAATGGAAATCCAACATGGCCAAACTCATATTAAGAGAATTAATAAAAACAAGATATAGACCAAGCAAAAAAGGAATTAAAAAAGAACAATAAAAAAACTGCTGAAATTGGCAAAGATTAAAACTTGGTGTATGATAACAtacattttgagttggaaatGAATAATTCGACAATACCCAATATCTAAAGTCAACCAAAAACTGCACATCCATAATTACAAGTACCTAATACAATAGAACTAACAGGATACACATAATAATCAGATTCTAAAAACTTCAGATATAAAGCTGTGTAGTAGTTTAAATTCAACATCCAAAACTGAAGTTTCTCAGTCTAATATTCATCCACGGATGTGTATGCATTTAGGTGGTCTCATAAACTAAACCCGTTAAGGTAAAATACTGGAAAATGAACAAGAATATGGGCGCCATACGTATGAAAGAAACTAGTGTAAAACTCAAAAAGCAAAAAAAATCGATCTTTATTAGAGaagcaagaaaagaaagaatCCAAGGCAATGTCAACATAATTGCAACCGCAAGACAATAAACCAGATCCGATGTCAACAAGTAAAAGTATTGTGACGCCATTGAAGACCAAATCATCACCAAAAGTCACATATACCCATCAATAGAAACATAAGTCTTTCCCCTTAAGACTGTTAAAATCACATTGACTGAACATGTATCAATCCCTCCTCTTCAGTTCTCACCTAAGAAATAGAGACGCTAAACGTTGATGAGCCCTTCCATAGTTAGGATCCAACCTCACAGCCTC
It encodes the following:
- the LOC133802590 gene encoding TPR repeat-containing thioredoxin TTL1, with amino-acid sequence MSHSGKSISELGLDSLNDRFTESLSCEANKPDFRELDLGSPVSPLRTRQSGVATATSSSSSSSGSVSGRNGQNPVGRRSDSGPNSHSGELSGSSESSPTAAESLRSGGTAGGRNFKTNGQARSDSGSSPLIYSGHGSVNSPPLNVLPTGNICPSGKILKTGMTPNRSQRSDVLGSGMGNYGHGSIMRGGVAAAKCGGGGEPGSPVNQGLSCGSSGGGSGGGGDFMKRSMPSVDPEEVKRAGNEQYKRGHFAEALTLYDRAIALSPANAAYRSNRAAALTGLGRVWEAVKECEEAVRLDPNYGRAHQRLASLFLRLGQVENARRHLTFPGLNPGLAEFQRLQAVEKHLNKCTDARRIGDWKSVLREGDAAIASGADHCPQLSICRAEALLKLHQIDEAELSLQSVPKLEPSTKVCSQTRFFGMLSEAYLYFVRAQYEMALGRFENAVTAAENAGQVDARNVEVAVLINNVRLVARARARGNDLFKSERFTEACSAYGEGLKLDPSNPVLYCNRAACWFKLGMWERSIEDCNQALSIQPSYTKALLRRAASNNKLERWEDAVQDYEVLRKELPYNNEVAESLFHAQVALKKSRGEEVYNIKFGGEVEEVSGLEHFRAAVSLQGISVVHFKANSNSQCKQISPFVDTLCGRYPSINFLKVDIEDSPAVANMENVRIVPTFKIYKNGNRVKEIICPSREMLEHSVKHYSF